One Ilumatobacter coccineus YM16-304 genomic window, GATGTTGCCCGGGCCGTCATCGACACGATCGTCGACATCAGACGCACGCGCTGATCCGTCGACGATGACCAGATCACAGTAGACAGGACATCACATGGCCAATTACTCGTTCACCTCCGAATCCGTCACCGAGGGGCATCCCGACAAGATGGCGGACCAGATCTCCGACGCCGTGCTCGACGCCATCCTCACCGAGGATCCCGACGCTCGAGTCGCATGCGAAACGCTGGTCACGACCGGCCTGTGCGTCGTCGCCGGCGAAGTCAGCACGACCGCCTACGTCGAGATTCCGAAGATCGCTCGCGAGACCATCAACGGCATCGGCTACGACAACGCGCTGTTCGGTTTCGACGGCAACACGTGTGGCGTCATGGTCACCCTCGACGAGCAGAGCCCCGACATCGCGCAGGGCGTCGACACGAGCGAAGAGTTCCGTGGCGGCACCGCCGGTGAAGATCAGCTCAACCTGCAGGGCGCGGGCGACCAGGGCATGATGTTCGGCTACGCCTGCAACGAGACCGACGTGCTCATGCCGCTGCCGATCAACACGGCACATCGCCTGTCGGAGCGTCTCGCCGACGTGCGCAAGTCGGGTCAGGTTCCGTACCTGCGCCCCGACGGCAAGACCCAGGTCACCTTCGAGTACGACGAGAACGGCAAGCCGGTCGCACTCAAGGCCGTGCTCATCTCGACGCAGCACCAGGACGGGATCGACCGCGACACCGTCATCCGTCCCGATCTCATCGACCAGGTCATCCGCCCCGTCATCCCCGAGCAGTTCGCCGACGACGACTACGAGATCTACATCAACCCGACCGGCAAGTTCGTCATCGGTGGCCCGGTCGGCGACTGTGGCCTCACCGGCCGCAAGATCATCGTCGACACCTACGGTGGCATGGGCCGCCACGGCGGCGGCGCCTTCTCGGGCAAGGACCCATCCAAGGTCGACCGCTCGGCTGCCTACGCCGGCCGTTGGGTCGCCAAGCACGTCGTCGCTTCCGGCGCCGCCGATCGCTGTGAGATCCAGCTCGCCTACGCCATCGGCATGGCGCAGCCGATGAGCATCCTCGTCGAGACGTTCGGTACCGCTGCCGAAGATCCGGCGAAGATCGAAGCCGCCGTTCGCTCGACGTTCGACCTGCGTCCCGGCGCGATCGTGCGCGACCTCGACCTCAAGCGTCCGATCTACAAGAAGTCGGCTGCCTACGGTCACTTCGGTCGCGAAGAGTTCCCGTGGGAGCAGCTCGACCGCCTCGACGACTTCAAGTCCGCGCTCGGCGCCTGACCTGACCGCACGCATCGAATTGTGTGACCGGCCGTGACCGACGGGTTGCTGTTCGGTCACACGGTTCGATGCGCTCGCGTGTTGCCCGACGTCACCGGGCTGGCGAAACCGTTCGACTACTCGATTCCTGACGACCTCGTCGATCAGGTCGAGGTCGGCACGATGGTGCGTGTCGAGCTGCACGGCCGCCGTATCGGTGGCTGGGTCATCGAGCTCCCCGACGAGCCGGCGGTCCCGGCCGACGAACTCAAGCCCATTGCGAAGGTGCGCGGTCATGGGCCCGCGCCCGAGCTGATCGAACTCGCTCACTGGGCCTCGGTCAGATGGGCGGCCCGTCGCATCCGCCCGTTCCTCGTCACCGCCTCACCGCGCAACGCGGTCCGGACGTTGCCGCCCCCGCACCGGCGGGCGACTGCGCCGGCCCCGAGTTCGCCGGCCACGACGAAGCTGCTCGAATCGGGTGGCGGTGTGCTCCGGCTGCCACCGCGCAGCGACGTGCTGCCCTCGGTGCTGTCGGCGATCGGCCTCGGCCCGACTCTGGTGGTCGTGCCCACCAACCACGACGCAGCGCTGCTGGCGTCACGCCTGCGGCGCACCGGCGCGACGGTGGCCTACGTGCCCGACGACTGGGCTGCGGCGGCCGGTGGTGTCGACGTGGTGATCGGTTCGCGCAGCGCCGCCTGGATGCCGTGCGCCGGCCTGGCCGCAGCGATCGTGGTCGACGAGCACGACGAGGCGTTGCAAGACGAACGCTCGCCCACCTGGCATGCACGCGACGTGGTCGCCGAACGGTGCCGCCGGGCCGGGGTGCCGGCCGTGTTCGTGTCGCCCGCGCCGACGCTCGTCGCGGTCGAAGAACTGGCTGGCCCCGGAGGTGTCGTTCATCCGCCGCGAGATCGCGAGCGCTTGCACTGGCCGCGAGTCGAGGTGGTCGACCGGACCGACGAGGACCCGTGGAAGCGCTCGTTGATCACCTCGGCGCTCATCGAACGGCTCCGTGATCCGCTGCAGCACGTCGTGTGCGTGAGCAACATCACCGGTCGCGCCCGGGTGTTGGCGTGCCGTACGTGCCGGGAGCTGATCCGCTGCGAGACGTGTGATGCGGCGGTCGGCCTGACCGACGACAACCGGTTGTCGTGTCGGCGATGTGGAACCGAGCGGCCCGCGGTGTGTCAGGCGTGCGGTGCGTCGAAGTTCGCCAATCTGCGACCCGGCGTGACGCGCCTTCGCGAAGAACTGGAGGCGGCCGCGAACCGACCCGTCGTCGCCGTGACCGGTGCCGACGACGAGCCGCCGAAGCGGGCCGACATCTACGTGGGGACCGAAGCGGTGCTGCACCGGATCGACAGAGCCGACGTCGTCGCGTTCCTGGAGTTCGACTCCGAGATGCTGGCGCCACGGTTCCGGGCCTCGGAGCAGGCGCTCGCGTTGATCATTCGAGCCGGCCGATTGGCGCCGGAGGTGATGATCCAGACGTTCAACCCTGACCACGAGGTCGTGCAGGCGGCGTTCCGCGCCGATCCCGACCTCGTGCTCGATGCCGAACGCTCCCGACGCGAGATGCTGCACCTGCCGCCGTACGGCGCGTTGGCATCGATCTCCGGCGGGTTCAGCGACGAGGTGATCGAGCAACTCGACCGAGACGTCGTGCAGGTCGGGCACATCGACGACGATCACCATCTCGTTCGTGCCGAATCGTGGACCGTGCTCGGCGAGGCGCTCAACGCCGCCGAACGCCCGCCCGGAGCGCGCATCCGAGTCGAGGTCGACCCCGCCCGCATCTGACCCGCTTGTTTCTTTTCGTCCCGGTCCAAGGGAAACAACCGGTCGTGATCCGATACGGTCGAACGCCCTCATGACTGCTGACCTGTTCCCCGACCTCACCGACGAGCAGGCCCGATTTCGCGCGGCTGGGGCCGCTCGCGACCGGATGATCGAACGGTTCGAAGCGCTCGATCCCTCGGCGTCCGCCGACGAGATCACCCAGGAGTTCGTCGAGATGACGGTGGGCGATGCGCTGGAATCGTTGCGCAGCCCGGGGGCCGGCGAGTTCTTCGGACGGATCGACTGCGACGATCTCGACGGGAGCGATCGCGAGGAGTGGTACATCGGCCGGCGTCACATCGAAGACGACGCTCACGACCCGGTGGTGGTCGACTGGCGGGCGCCGATCGCCGCGCCGTTTTACCGAGCGACGGCGATCGACCCGCTCGGCGTGGCGTTCCGCCGTCGCTTCACCCTCGACGACGGAGCGTTGACCGCCTACCTCGACGAGCATCTCGACGACCCGGACGCCGGGGGAGCAGCGGCCGGAATCCCCGACCCGGTGCTCGCCGAGATCGGCGCCGAGCGCAGTGGTGAGATGCGCGAGATCGTCGCGACGATCCAGGGCGAGCAAGACGTCGTGATCCGCTCCGACATCGACCAGGTGCTGATCGTTCAAGGCGGACCTGGCACCGGCAAGACCGCGGTCGCGCTCCACCGAGCGGCGTACCTCCTGTTCGAACATCGAGCTCGCTTGGCCCGCGACGGCGTGCTGATCGTCGGCCCCAACCAGGCGTTCCTCGACTACATCGGCAACGTCCTGCCGTCGCTGGGTGAGCGCAGCGTGCGCCAGGCGACCGCACAGGAGCTGTGCATCCCGCGTGTCGAGGTCACGGGTGTCGACGACGCCGAGGCCGCTCGCTGGAAGGGGGCAGCCGATCGGCTCGCCGACCTCGAAGCAGCGGCGCTCGGAGCGATCAGCGCCCCCGACGACGACATCGTCGTGCCGATCGGCGTGCGCAATCACGTCATCAGCGCTGCCGAGTTCGCCGGATGGGTGGCGACGGCGAAGGCGGGCAACACGCCGATCAACGAGCGCCGGGCTCGTCTCACGGCGATCGCCAAACGTGAACTCTTGCGGCGTAGCGGCAAGGACGATGCGTGGGCGAGCGCCGGTCCGTTGAAGTCGGCGATCACCAAGGCGTGGCCGACCCAGAAGCCGATCAAGCTCGTCGACCGGTTGCTCGCAGCGCAGCTCGGTGGCCCGAAGGGCAAGAAGCGGGCATGGACGCCGGCCGACCAGTTGCTTGTCGACGAAGCGAATTCGCTGCTCGACGGATCGCCGTTCACCTATGGGCACGTCGTGGTCGACGAAGCACAAGACCATTCGGCGGTCGCGCTCCGTGTGATCGGTCGCCGCAGTCCGGCGTCGTCGATGACGCTCGTCGGCGACGTCGCTCAGTCCACCACGCCGGCGGGCCAGGAGCGTTGGAACGACGTGTTCGCGCATCTCGGACCCGACGGCTCGTCGGGAATCGTCGCCGATCTCACGATCGGCTACCGCGTGCCCGAGCCCGTGCTGAGCGTCGCGAACCGCTTGCTCCCGCTCACCGATGTCGACGCGACCGAGAGTCGCAGCGTGCGACTCGCCGGCGATGCGCCCGTGTGGGAATCGTGCGGCAGCGACGAGTTGCCTGGTCGCGTCGCCACCGAAGCTGCGGCGCTGAAGAAGAAGCACAAGGTCATGGGCATCGTGGCGCCGGCTCGACTGCACGATGCGATCGGCGCGTCGCTCGAAATCGAAGGTCTGACCGGGGTGGCGCACGTGCACGACCTGGGGCCGACCGAGGTGCCGGTGTTCGAGGCACACGCCGTGAAGGGACTCGAGTTCGACGGCGTGCTCGTCGTCAACCCGCACGAGGTGCTCGCCGAGGGCCGGTTGGATGTCGAGCACACACCTCGCGGCGCCCGATTGCTCTACGTCGCGATGACTCGCGCCGTCCAGCGACTGGTCCTCGTCACCGACTCCACGCCACCCGCCGTCATCGCCAACTGACCAACCTGGTGATTTCCTTCCCGGATGGAAATGACCAGGTTGGTCAGTCCGAGGTGAGGGCGAGCAGGCGGAAGCCGGCTTTGCTGGCCACGCGGGAGGTGGCGTAGCCCTGGCCGATCAGCCACTTCTGCAGCGAGTCGGCGCCGAGGTGCTTCTGCACTACGAGGGTTGCGGTGCCGTCGTCGGTGAGGCGGCCGAGCCAGTCGGTCAGCAATTCGCGCAGCGCCGGTTTGCCGATTCGGATCGGCGGATTCGACCAGATCGTCGCAAAACGCACGTCGTCGGGAACATCGCCTGGCGCGGCGACGCGCACGTTGGTGATCCCGTTGCGCTTGGCGTTGCGGGCGCACAGTTCACGGGCTCGCGAGTTGACGTCGACCGCCCACACCGTCGAACCGGGGGAGCGGCGAGCCATGGTCAGAGCGATCGGTCCGGCGCCGCAGCCGAGGTCGAGCAGGTGCCCCGACGAGGCCAGTGCGGCGTCGGAACGGATGAGCAAGCTCGTGCCGTTGTCGACGTGACCACGGCTGAACACGCCACGGTCGGTCTCGAGCGTGAACGCGGTGTCGGGCAGTGTCACATCGATCGTGACGGGGTCTGACGGGACCGTCGGATCGTCGTCGAAGTAGTGCGCGTCGGCGGTTTCGGACCGGCCCGTCGCAGCGTGATGATCGTCATGTTCGTCGGGTTGGGGGGCCACGGGCCCTAGCCTGGCAGCAATGTCGTACAAGATCAGGACATACGGCGATCCGGTGCTCAAGAGCAAGGCACTGAAGGTCGCGGACGTCGACGGGAAGATCATCCGGCTCGTCGACGACATGTTCGACACGCTCGTCGAGTCGGGCAATGGCATCGCGCTCGCCGCGCCGCAGATCGGTGTGCAGAAGCAGGTCGTCGTGTGGGACCTCGGTGACAACCCGATGGCGATCATCAACCCCGAGGTCGTCGAGTCCGACGGCGAGTGGGCGTACGACGAGGGCTGCCTGTCGATCCCGGGCTTGTACGTCGAGATGATCCGACCCAAGACCGTGCTCGTCCGCGGTGTCGACCTGCAGGGCGAGATCATCGAGATCGAGTCCGACGAACTCGAAGCGCGCATGTTCCAGCACGAGATCGATCACCTCAACGGCGTGCTGATGTTCGATCGTCTCGAAGGCGACCAGCGGGCCGAAGCGCTCGCCGAGTACCGCCGCATCGAAGAGCAGACCGCCGCCGAGGCGGCCGCCGCTCGCCGCAACCCGTTGCGCCGGCTGCGGTCGAGTTGAGGCTGGGCGAGTGAAGCTCGTCTACCTCGGCACCCCGGAGATGGCGGTTCCGCCGCTCCGCGCACTGGTGGACGCTGGTCACGATGTCGTTCGCGTCATCACCCGCATCGACAAGAAGCGGGGCCGGGGCGGCGCTCTCTCGCCGAGCCCGGTGAAGGCCGCTGCGCTCGAACTCGGGCTCACCGTCTCGCACGACCCCGACGACGTGCTCGCTGCCGTCACCGACGATGGCGCCGAACTCGGCGTGGTCGTGGCCTACGGACGCATCATCAAGCCACACCTGCTCGACGTGCTGCCGATGGTCAACCTGCACTTCTCGCTGTTGCCGCGGTGGCGTGGCGCCGCACCCGTCGAGCGGGCGCTGCTCGCCGGCGACGCCGAGACCGGTGTCGACGTGATGCGGGTGGAGGAAGGCCTCGACACGGGTGGCATCTACGCCGAACGTCGGGTGCCGATCGGCGACGACACGACGGCCGACGAGTTGCGCCGCACGCTCGTCGACGTCGGCGCCGATCTGCTCGTCGAGCAACTGGCGACACCGGTGACCGACTGGATCGACGATCCGACGCCGCAGCGCGGTGAGCCGCTCTACGCGTCCAAGCTGACCAAGGACGAGTTCGAGATCGACTGGTCGCAGTCGATGATCGACGTGCACCGCCGGATCCGCGTGGGCGGCGCCTGGACGACGTTCCGGGGCAAGCGGCTCAAGATCCACGCCGCCGACCTCGTCGACGGCAGCATCCTCCCGACCGTGGTGCAACCCGAAGGCAAGGGCCCGATGGCATTCGACGCATGGCGCAACGGCGCACAACCCACGGCCGACGAACGGTTCGGCGGCCTGTGAGCGACCAGCCGGACGCCGACCAGACGGCCTTCGCCCCGCCGACGGGCAAGCCGCTCAACCGCAAGCAGCGCAGAGCTGCGTTGCAGACCGGCCGCAAGACGGAGGTCGGAACGACGACGCCGAAGCCGACCTCGCGAACGGCAGCGCGCGGCATGGCCCGAGGCGTCGCCCTCGACGTGCTTCGCCGTATCGAGAACGACGGGGCCTACGCCAACCTCGTGCTCGGCCCGATGCTCGCGGCGTCGGATCTGTCGGAGCAGGACCGCAAGTTCGCCACCGAACTGGTCTACGGCTCGACCCGCATGCGCCGAGCGTGCGACGCGATCATCGACCGTTTCGCCAATCAGCCGCCCGACGACCAGACCCGCTCGATCCTCCGACTCGGCGTCTATCAACTCGTCTTCGCCGGGGTGCCGGCCCACGCCGCCGTCAGCGCGACCGTCGATCTGTCGCCGACGAAGACCCGCGGCTTCATCAACGCCGTGCTGCGGCGCGTCGCTGACTTCGACGTGGCCGACATGGTGTGGCCGTCGGATGCTGCTCGCCTGAGCTATCCCGAGTGGATCGCCGACGCGCTGGCGGCCGACCTCGGCGACGAGTCGATCGCCGCGCTCGAGAAGATGAACGAGCCGCCGACGGTCAGCGCCCGAGACGACGGCTACGTCCAAGACATCTCGTCGCAGTGGGTCGCCTACGCCGTGGAAGCCAGAGCGGGGGAGCGGATCCTCGACATGTGCTCGGCACCGGGTGGCAAGGCGACGGCCATGGCGCACACCGGGGCGAGCGTCGTCGCCGCCGACCGCCAAGAGCATCGCGCCGCGCTCGTTGCCGAGAACGTCCAACGTCTCGAACTCGACCTGCCCGTCCTGGTCGCCGACGGCACCCGGCCGCCGTTCAGGCCGGAAACGTTCGATGCGGTCCTGCTCGATGCGCCGTGCTCGGGCCTTGGCTCGCTTCGTCGGCGTGCCGATGCCCGTTGGCGGATCGAACCGAACGACGTGCGTGAGCTCGCACGCCTGCAAGCCCAACTCCTCACGTCGGCCGCGGCACTGGTCGGCGACGGCGGCCGTCTGATCTATTCGGTCTGCACGCTGATCGACGCCGAGTCGGTCGATCACACCACGCCCGAGGGCTTCGTCGTCGACGACACCGAGCCGCCGTCGGGTCGCTGGCGCCGTCACCAGCAGGGCTGGCGCGTACTGCCGCACGATGCCGACACCGACGGCATGGTCATGATTCGATACCGTCGGGTCTCATGAGCGACGCGCCGAAACCCCAGGCCAAGGTGCTCACGTGTTCCGATGGCGTCGTCCACGGAACTCGTGAAGACAAGAGCGGTCAGGCGCTCGCCGACTTCCTCACCGCGAACGGCTTCGATGTCGTCGACCGCAGGGTCACCGCCGATGGCACCGAGAACGTGTCGACCGCGCTCATCGAGATGACCGACGAGTTCGCCGGCCTGGTGGTGTCGACCGGCGGTACCGGTTTCGCTCCCCGAGATCAGACGCCGGAGGCGACCCGGTACGTCCTCGAACGTGAAGCTCCTGGCCTCGCGGAGAAGATGCGGCTGTGCAACCCGCTGGGTCGACTGTCGCGTGGCATCGCCGGCACCCGTGGCGACGCGATCATCGTGAACACCCCGGGGAGCACCAAGGGGTGTGTCGAGCAGTTGGAAGCGATCATCGACGTGCTCCCGCACGCTCTGCGGCTCATGGCCGACACCGACAACGATCACTGAACGTCGCCGACGCACCTGATCCGACCGCGCCCGGGGTGGCGGGCCGTGCCGGACACCGGCCCGATGGCGTGACGCAAACGTCTGGGAGGCGCGGACCCTGCTGGCGATAGCCTCGCCGACGTGCTCCGTATGGTCTTGCCCAAAGGTTCGCTGGAACGAGCGACGCTCGAACTCTTCGAGGCAGCTGACCTCCCGGTTCAGCGTTCGTCCTCGGTCGACTACCAGGCGAACATCGACGATCCTCGAATCGAATCGGTCCGCATCCTGCGCCCACAGGAGATCCCGATGTACATCGAGGAGGGACTCTTCGACATCGGCATCACCGGTCGTGACTGGGTGGAGGAGACCAACAGCACCGTCGTCAGCCTCGGCGAACTCAAGTACTCGAAGGCGACGAGCAAGCCGATCCGTCTGGTCGTGGCCGTGGCCGGCGACAACCCGGCCGAGTCGGTCAAAGACCTGCCCAACGGCGTGCGCGTGCAGTCGGAGTACCCCGAACTGACCAAGCGGTTCTTCGCCGACAACGGCGTCGACGCCAACGTGCGTCTGTCGTACGGGGCCACCGAAGCCAAGATCCCCGACATCGCCGATGTCGTGGTCGAGATCACCGAGACCGGCCGTGCCCTGCGTGCCGCCGGACTCAAGGTGATCGACACGATCCTCACCAGCTACACCGAGGTCATCGCCAACCCCGTGTCGGCCGCCGACCCCGAGAAGGCCAAGGCGATGGAGCAGATCATGACACTCCTCAACGGCGTGCTCGACGCTCGCGGCCGCGTGATGCTGAAGCTGAACGTCAACGAGGCAGCGCGTGACGCGGTGCTCGCCGTGTTGCCGTCGATGAAGTCGCCGACGGTGTCTCCACTGTCCGACGGCGGGTTCGCTGTCGAGTCGGTCGTCGAGAAGAAGCAGATCAACCTGGTGATTCCGGCGCTCCGCGAGGCCGGAGCCACCGACCTCGTCGAGATGCCGATCTCCAAGATCGTCCCGTGACCGAACTCGCCCGAGGACGAGGGCTGACCGGCGTGGTCACCGAGTTCGACGCCGCCGTCGGCCTCGGATCGGTCGAGTCGGCCGACGGCGAGCGCTACGAGTTCCACTGCATCGAGATCGCCGACGGCAGTCGCGA contains:
- a CDS encoding HelD family protein, giving the protein MTADLFPDLTDEQARFRAAGAARDRMIERFEALDPSASADEITQEFVEMTVGDALESLRSPGAGEFFGRIDCDDLDGSDREEWYIGRRHIEDDAHDPVVVDWRAPIAAPFYRATAIDPLGVAFRRRFTLDDGALTAYLDEHLDDPDAGGAAAGIPDPVLAEIGAERSGEMREIVATIQGEQDVVIRSDIDQVLIVQGGPGTGKTAVALHRAAYLLFEHRARLARDGVLIVGPNQAFLDYIGNVLPSLGERSVRQATAQELCIPRVEVTGVDDAEAARWKGAADRLADLEAAALGAISAPDDDIVVPIGVRNHVISAAEFAGWVATAKAGNTPINERRARLTAIAKRELLRRSGKDDAWASAGPLKSAITKAWPTQKPIKLVDRLLAAQLGGPKGKKRAWTPADQLLVDEANSLLDGSPFTYGHVVVDEAQDHSAVALRVIGRRSPASSMTLVGDVAQSTTPAGQERWNDVFAHLGPDGSSGIVADLTIGYRVPEPVLSVANRLLPLTDVDATESRSVRLAGDAPVWESCGSDELPGRVATEAAALKKKHKVMGIVAPARLHDAIGASLEIEGLTGVAHVHDLGPTEVPVFEAHAVKGLEFDGVLVVNPHEVLAEGRLDVEHTPRGARLLYVAMTRAVQRLVLVTDSTPPAVIAN
- a CDS encoding transcription antitermination factor NusB, with the protein product MSDQPDADQTAFAPPTGKPLNRKQRRAALQTGRKTEVGTTTPKPTSRTAARGMARGVALDVLRRIENDGAYANLVLGPMLAASDLSEQDRKFATELVYGSTRMRRACDAIIDRFANQPPDDQTRSILRLGVYQLVFAGVPAHAAVSATVDLSPTKTRGFINAVLRRVADFDVADMVWPSDAARLSYPEWIADALAADLGDESIAALEKMNEPPTVSARDDGYVQDISSQWVAYAVEARAGERILDMCSAPGGKATAMAHTGASVVAADRQEHRAALVAENVQRLELDLPVLVADGTRPPFRPETFDAVLLDAPCSGLGSLRRRADARWRIEPNDVRELARLQAQLLTSAAALVGDGGRLIYSVCTLIDAESVDHTTPEGFVVDDTEPPSGRWRRHQQGWRVLPHDADTDGMVMIRYRRVS
- a CDS encoding methionyl-tRNA formyltransferase, which produces MKLVYLGTPEMAVPPLRALVDAGHDVVRVITRIDKKRGRGGALSPSPVKAAALELGLTVSHDPDDVLAAVTDDGAELGVVVAYGRIIKPHLLDVLPMVNLHFSLLPRWRGAAPVERALLAGDAETGVDVMRVEEGLDTGGIYAERRVPIGDDTTADELRRTLVDVGADLLVEQLATPVTDWIDDPTPQRGEPLYASKLTKDEFEIDWSQSMIDVHRRIRVGGAWTTFRGKRLKIHAADLVDGSILPTVVQPEGKGPMAFDAWRNGAQPTADERFGGL
- the def gene encoding peptide deformylase; this translates as MSYKIRTYGDPVLKSKALKVADVDGKIIRLVDDMFDTLVESGNGIALAAPQIGVQKQVVVWDLGDNPMAIINPEVVESDGEWAYDEGCLSIPGLYVEMIRPKTVLVRGVDLQGEIIEIESDELEARMFQHEIDHLNGVLMFDRLEGDQRAEALAEYRRIEEQTAAEAAAARRNPLRRLRSS
- the metK gene encoding methionine adenosyltransferase — translated: MANYSFTSESVTEGHPDKMADQISDAVLDAILTEDPDARVACETLVTTGLCVVAGEVSTTAYVEIPKIARETINGIGYDNALFGFDGNTCGVMVTLDEQSPDIAQGVDTSEEFRGGTAGEDQLNLQGAGDQGMMFGYACNETDVLMPLPINTAHRLSERLADVRKSGQVPYLRPDGKTQVTFEYDENGKPVALKAVLISTQHQDGIDRDTVIRPDLIDQVIRPVIPEQFADDDYEIYINPTGKFVIGGPVGDCGLTGRKIIVDTYGGMGRHGGGAFSGKDPSKVDRSAAYAGRWVAKHVVASGAADRCEIQLAYAIGMAQPMSILVETFGTAAEDPAKIEAAVRSTFDLRPGAIVRDLDLKRPIYKKSAAYGHFGREEFPWEQLDRLDDFKSALGA
- a CDS encoding primosomal protein N' family DNA-binding protein: MTDGLLFGHTVRCARVLPDVTGLAKPFDYSIPDDLVDQVEVGTMVRVELHGRRIGGWVIELPDEPAVPADELKPIAKVRGHGPAPELIELAHWASVRWAARRIRPFLVTASPRNAVRTLPPPHRRATAPAPSSPATTKLLESGGGVLRLPPRSDVLPSVLSAIGLGPTLVVVPTNHDAALLASRLRRTGATVAYVPDDWAAAAGGVDVVIGSRSAAWMPCAGLAAAIVVDEHDEALQDERSPTWHARDVVAERCRRAGVPAVFVSPAPTLVAVEELAGPGGVVHPPRDRERLHWPRVEVVDRTDEDPWKRSLITSALIERLRDPLQHVVCVSNITGRARVLACRTCRELIRCETCDAAVGLTDDNRLSCRRCGTERPAVCQACGASKFANLRPGVTRLREELEAAANRPVVAVTGADDEPPKRADIYVGTEAVLHRIDRADVVAFLEFDSEMLAPRFRASEQALALIIRAGRLAPEVMIQTFNPDHEVVQAAFRADPDLVLDAERSRREMLHLPPYGALASISGGFSDEVIEQLDRDVVQVGHIDDDHHLVRAESWTVLGEALNAAERPPGARIRVEVDPARI
- a CDS encoding class I SAM-dependent methyltransferase, which encodes MYDIAARLGPVAPQPDEHDDHHAATGRSETADAHYFDDDPTVPSDPVTIDVTLPDTAFTLETDRGVFSRGHVDNGTSLLIRSDAALASSGHLLDLGCGAGPIALTMARRSPGSTVWAVDVNSRARELCARNAKRNGITNVRVAAPGDVPDDVRFATIWSNPPIRIGKPALRELLTDWLGRLTDDGTATLVVQKHLGADSLQKWLIGQGYATSRVASKAGFRLLALTSD
- a CDS encoding MogA/MoaB family molybdenum cofactor biosynthesis protein; protein product: MSDAPKPQAKVLTCSDGVVHGTREDKSGQALADFLTANGFDVVDRRVTADGTENVSTALIEMTDEFAGLVVSTGGTGFAPRDQTPEATRYVLEREAPGLAEKMRLCNPLGRLSRGIAGTRGDAIIVNTPGSTKGCVEQLEAIIDVLPHALRLMADTDNDH
- the hisG gene encoding ATP phosphoribosyltransferase, yielding MLRMVLPKGSLERATLELFEAADLPVQRSSSVDYQANIDDPRIESVRILRPQEIPMYIEEGLFDIGITGRDWVEETNSTVVSLGELKYSKATSKPIRLVVAVAGDNPAESVKDLPNGVRVQSEYPELTKRFFADNGVDANVRLSYGATEAKIPDIADVVVEITETGRALRAAGLKVIDTILTSYTEVIANPVSAADPEKAKAMEQIMTLLNGVLDARGRVMLKLNVNEAARDAVLAVLPSMKSPTVSPLSDGGFAVESVVEKKQINLVIPALREAGATDLVEMPISKIVP
- a CDS encoding S1 domain-containing protein; its protein translation is MTELARGRGLTGVVTEFDAAVGLGSVESADGERYEFHCIEIADGSRDIPVSTEVSFDLLAKLGRYEAANIRR